In a genomic window of Venatoribacter cucullus:
- a CDS encoding ABC transporter permease produces the protein MFGLMLGNAFKLALQEIRRNILRSFLTTLGIIIGVAAVITMVTLGKGATAQVTEQIASLGSNLLMINRGQGFGPGRDRMSAPAFTLADAEAVRNEIAGIKALAPMSNSSATLVVGNNNWSSTIRGSTNEFLLAGNWALDSGREFTAEEETVGGAVCIVGQTIIRQLLKDQPLGQTIRIGRFTCTVVGTFKGKGQTSFGQDQDDVVLLPFPTFAQRIAGSRDVQQIYVSLHDGVDSAHVKNRLTELLKLRRNIGPSSSLNFNIMDTTELADTLTSTTRTMTSLLGAVAGVSLLVGGIGIMNIMLVSVTERTREIGIRLAIGALEHEVLWQFLVEAVVLSSLGGLLGVLLAVGLSFGLSLWMGMPYVFDPGITLIAFVFSALVGVVFGYFPARRAARLNPIDALRTL, from the coding sequence GGACTGATGCTGGGTAACGCCTTCAAGCTGGCGCTGCAGGAAATCCGCCGCAATATTCTGCGTTCGTTTTTAACCACGCTGGGCATCATCATCGGCGTGGCGGCGGTGATTACCATGGTTACGCTGGGCAAAGGTGCCACCGCGCAGGTGACGGAACAGATCGCCAGCCTCGGCAGCAATCTGCTGATGATTAACCGTGGGCAGGGCTTTGGCCCCGGTCGTGACCGCATGAGTGCGCCGGCCTTTACTCTGGCCGATGCCGAGGCGGTACGTAATGAAATCGCCGGTATTAAAGCCCTGGCACCGATGAGCAACAGCAGCGCCACGCTGGTGGTGGGCAACAATAACTGGAGCTCGACCATTCGCGGCAGCACCAATGAATTTCTGCTGGCCGGTAACTGGGCGCTGGACAGTGGCCGGGAATTTACCGCCGAAGAAGAAACCGTCGGCGGCGCGGTTTGTATTGTCGGCCAGACCATTATCCGCCAGCTGTTAAAAGACCAGCCGCTGGGCCAGACCATCCGCATCGGCCGTTTTACCTGCACGGTGGTGGGGACGTTCAAGGGCAAAGGCCAGACCAGCTTCGGTCAGGATCAGGACGATGTGGTGCTGCTGCCGTTCCCGACCTTTGCCCAGCGCATTGCCGGCAGCCGCGATGTGCAGCAGATTTATGTGTCGCTGCACGATGGGGTGGACAGCGCCCATGTGAAAAACCGCCTGACCGAATTGCTGAAATTACGCCGCAATATCGGCCCCAGCAGCAGCCTGAACTTCAATATTATGGATACCACCGAGCTGGCCGACACTCTCACCAGCACCACCCGCACCATGACCAGCCTGCTCGGCGCCGTGGCGGGGGTCAGCCTGCTGGTGGGCGGTATCGGTATTATGAATATTATGCTGGTGTCAGTAACGGAACGGACGCGGGAAATCGGTATCCGCCTCGCCATTGGTGCGCTGGAACACGAAGTGTTGTGGCAGTTTCTGGTCGAGGCGGTGGTGCTGTCATCGCTGGGCGGTTTGCTGGGCGTCTTGCTGGCGGTGGGGTTGTCGTTCGGACTGTCGCTGTGGATGGGCATGCCCTATGTGTTTGACCCGGGCATCACCTTAATTGCCTTTGTGTTTTCGGCGCTGGTCGGCGTGGTGTTCGGCTATTTTCCTGCCCGCCGCGCCGCGCGCCTGAATCCGATTGATGCACTGCGCACCTTATAA